The genomic DNA CCTTTTCTTCGTGCAGCTCTCAAAAACGAGAGAAGGAGCCCAAAGTAAACTGGAGTGAACGAGTGATCGATGTACCACAAGACTCATTGCTCATTACGGGTGTTACCTATTTACCGGTCTACAGCAATATTTACAGTCAGACCGAGCACCTCACACACGAATTGACAGTAACGGTAAGTATTCGCAATACGAGCTCGACCGATTCGCTATACCTCTACAAAGCCGACTATTTCGATACGCACGGCAAGCTCATTCACGCATACACGCAACAAAGCATCTTTATCGGCCCCATGGAAACCCTTGAAATCGTGATCAATGAATCGGATAAGGCCGGAGGATCGGGGGGTAATTTTTTATTCGAATGGGTCATGTCGCCCGACTCCAGCGAGCCTTTGATAG from Flavobacteriales bacterium includes the following:
- a CDS encoding DUF3124 domain-containing protein, which translates into the protein MRILILLSIAIFLTSFSSCSSQKREKEPKVNWSERVIDVPQDSLLITGVTYLPVYSNIYSQTEHLTHELTVTVSIRNTSSTDSLYLYKADYFDTHGKLIHAYTQQSIFIGPMETLEIVINESDKAGGSGGNFLFEWVMSPDSSEPLIEAVMISTSGQQGLSFSSRGVRID